TGTGGTGTTGTTGGGATGGGAAACCACCGATGTTTAGTCAGCTAGGAATTCCTGCAGAATTGGCGGAAATGCACTGTCGAGTAGCAACAGTCATCGTGCGTGCATTTATTTGACAGCTCAAGCACTCTGCAGCACTCGTCTGTCTGTCGGCAGGAAGCGGTGAAGATCATTGTGGGTTTGAGCTGAAATTTCGTGATGGCTTGTTGGTATTAAATGACAAATGCGTGACATGCCCATGCGATGACGATCTACAAACAAGGGATTTATTTGGGACAAATAAATTATCACATTTTATAGAATAAAGACCTTAACGCTTCTGTCGCCAGAGTCACCAGAAAACACCACAACGTGTTGAAACATTGTGATTAATCACAGCTATTTCTTCAAGTTTTCCGACAAAATAGAAAGGAAGAATGTGCCGGCAATCTGCCAACTTGGGTGAAAGTTCGTCCGTCCGCTTACATTCGCAAAGAAAGTGATGTAGTGTGAGAGTTAGACGGTTAGGATTAAGACTGTTTTAAGACAGCAAACATTGTACTATTGTGTTTGCTTCTTACACTGCGCTGCATCTTGCCAAGTCCAACAGACCACAACAATTCTTTGCATGTTGGTGCAAAGTTTTCAAACCGTGCATGTTACTTCCTACCATCCAGATAAGATCAAGTCACTTCACTCAACGCCATCATGTCCATTGTCGAACGGCTAGACACGTGGATCGACAGCTAGAGCTACTGATTGAAGCATAACCACCCAAGCCCAGCGCACGAAATGCATcgtaaaaatgcatccaccaGCACCAGGACTGGGCAGGAATGGAAAGGGATGAAActgttttgcttcactttcaaACCATCTACGGGGTGAAGCAAATACCCCGAGTGGACAACAGCAAACCGATCCACGGATTGCGCAACTTGCAGCTCTAGGTGCGCTGGCACGTGAGGAACGTTGAGGGGTTTTGTTTCCAGCTGGCAGAGCAAACGATGCTTGTCTCATTTCATAACTCCATCATACCGCGGTTATGATTTATTGATAAGCGATTGATGAAATAAAAGCGCAATAGATTTAAACCGAATCCTCGGTGCACTTTTGTAGCGCACACCAAGCCGAAGATAAATAAAGTCCGATTGCTACCCAGGCCGGCAAAGAAATGTGTCATGATGAAATCAACCGAATGGAATGTCCGCCATTCGGTCTCTAATGGATTGGAGGTGTTTTTAATATTGCTTACGGCTTGGCAGCAGTTGGAAGCCAGCGACTGAATGGCCGGAAGGGCGTTGGATCATTAAAAGCGGCGGGAACTTACCGGCTGCTGGGGTGGTACCGATGGAACACCACGGGAACCTCAACCGGAACCGGAGATGAAGCCCTCATTACGCGCACATAGTGGTGGCTGAATGTCGTACCCTGAGAAACAAACATGAAACGATCGACGATTTCATTCTTgaattagaattctcaaaattaaTCCCTAATGCTTAAAGACACATATAAACATACATGAAATTGGTTAACTTACACAAGCGCCTCTTCTTCCCTTTTCTAGATACTCCTACGGTCCTGCATGTTATGGAACTGCGCAAAATGAGTACggtcaagcagcagcagcagcagcagcagcagctacaacAGCGCGAAGATCGACGGTACTCGATGCCACACGGTATGCACGGCACACTACCGCCCGGGGCAACGGATGATCTGCACGCATGGTCCATTTATCGgtaagaaattttgaagaatCAATTTCTGGCACGAATGAAGcgtggaaaaagaaatggagcACCAAACCAAATCTGTACCAAATTCTAGACCGAAATTCAATACGCATTAGCCCGGAATTAATTGAATCACACATAACTTACTTGATCTATAAAATCTGTTTTATTAGTGCAAAGATATTGAGTAATTATAGTTGAAGTAGGTGAGCTACGAGTATTgtgaatttgattttatttttcaatttatttttccacagtTTCTGACATTTAAAGATACATAACAAACCTTCTGGTGATAATTGTGGTTGCGTTTGagtaaagaaaatttaaattcaatcctCAAGCCTGTAGATTTTAATCGAGCGAGAAAACTGATCATGATACGAAATGCACTCCAAACACCGATCGGACCGAAATCAAGTTGCGCAAATCACGTGGACCGAATTCGCTTCTCCATCCGAGCGAGCGCAATGACGCTACACATTTTCCTACCGACGCCTGCCGGGAAAATGGGTAGCGCTAGTAGGTGTGGTGTACACGCACCACAACGAAGTCAAAGCCTAATCGATTCGTGAGCGGTTAGATTGACCTGATTTTGGTCGATCTTGGGTTGGATCACTTCGAGATCGAAACCGTTCTTCGCCACCTATAAGCAACTATAACAACGCATGGCTGGTGTTTGATTTTAGGGGGAAAAGAAAGGCCGGAGATTGTCCTACGGTTGAAAATGATCGTTCGTAtgatctgtttttgttttcaaaccaACCTTTCGCAACGCTTGTGTCGATCGAAGTTGCGTATGGCTGCAGTTCTATTACATTTAAGGCGACACTGACACCGTAAAGAGCTCCCTTAGATTGTCACCCAGCTACAAGTTGGATCGATTGCGCCAGTCTCACGGTACTTAGGGAAGGGTCGGTTGTTTTAGTATATTCCACCCAACGCCAAGCCACTTGTAACCTTGAATTACTACGCCTTTAGCACGGAGTGACTCTGCACGTAACCTACCCCAAAGCCTCGAGTCTAATTTGACCTGTGAAAGCGAATTTTTGCCTCCCCCAGCAGCGCCAACTTCTTCGGGCGTTCGGGCCCAACTGCGGTGACCTTCGGTAGACACACCAACGCCTAAACAAAACTATGCCACAAAGCCTACGGGCATCTTGGTTAGGGTAAGAATGGGGTAGAGTACCGTACCGCCTCAACAGACACGAAGGGACACGGTTGTGCAATTTCGGCGTTCGAATCGAGGGATTGCGTTGGATGGGAGGGCCGTAGCGTTGGAATGTAGCAATGCAATTAGGGCCACATACAATGGTTATGTGAGGTTGTCTGGAAATATTCTTGTAACTGTGACTattaagctttaaaaaaatgggtTCTTCAATAAGATTACTGTGCCTATTTACACACTTTTTCCAGACAAAACCTAAACTCAGACTTTGCCGATTCAGCGCTCGGCTCGTCGGACAAATCACCAAAACCCTACAACGCTCAGTACCACCAGCGAGACACAGCCATCCTCAACCATCCGCGCTATGGCCCGAAGCAGAATCCAATCAATTCCAACATGTACACCTACCTCAAGTTTGGCCTACCGCGCGTATTCCCTCCCAATGGTGGCCAACCGATGGCAAATGGGCGACCGGGTCGGGCCTCGTCCAAGGCAAACGGTCGCGGTCGTGTGAACCGAGGATATCGAGACAGTACCGGACCGGGTCCTGGCTCGTCCGGCTACGACAGTAGCGACAACGAAACAAACCGTGGTCGTGTGCCAGCTAATCTAAGGTATGTTGTGGTGGTACATTTCCTGCGATGTCCTAACCCGACTCTCACTaattttcctctttctttcGCAGAAAATATCGCAGCGAGTCCGATTTCCGAGCCATCGGCGCTACAAACACATCGCGGCCAAGTTCGCGTGCCCAAGGCATACCGCTAGCCGCCCTTAAGCAAGCCAACAGTCGGGCCAGTATAGCCGGCACACACGTGTACAACCCGTACGCCACCAACCTGCGACATCACAATCTGCGCTCACAGAGTGAAGCGGACCTGTTAGCGGAATGGGACTACGACGATTCGCCAACCTACGGTGAAACGCGTCTCTACCCAGAAGATGCACTATACGCTACCCAGAGCCGGCGGCATTCACTGGCCGGGCTAGTATATCCCAACATACAGGTACACTGTCTGGATGTGCTACCAGGTTTGCGTGGTGTTTCGCTGCAGGCGAAAGCGGGTGATCTGTTTGCCATTATGGCGACAGCACAACGCGAAGGAACGGCTTTGGTAGAAGCGCTAGCTGGCGTACGGCAGCGTATGGGTGGGGAGATCCTGGTAAACGGTCAGCAGGTGAACAAACGCATCCTTCGTCAGCTGTGTGGTTACGTACCTGCCCTGGACGCGGCACCGCTTGATCCACGCATGAGCGTCCAGAGTACGCTTTCGTTTGCGGCTGCCCTGCGTGGTCCGTACGATCGTGCCGATCTGAAGGAACGCATCGATATTCTGGTGGAGGACCTCGGTTTGACGGCGGTCCGTTCGGCCAACGTGTCCCGGTTGACACACTCGGAAAAGCAAAGACTGAATGTGGCCTGTCAGCTGCTGACGCAGGCTTCCATCTTACTGCTCGATCAGACCACCATCAACATGGACATCTTCGACACGTTCTTCCTCGTGGAGTATCTGCGCCAGTGGTGCAGTGCCGGACGGATCGTAATCATGACGCTACAACCACCAACATTCGAGATCTTGTCGATGTGTTCCGGCGTCCTGCTACTATCTGGCGGACGGACCGTTTACTCAGGCAGTAGAGCCGATCTGCCGCGACACATGGGACAGCTCGGTTATCCATGCCCACCGTTTAAGAATCCCGCCGACTATTATCTGGATCTGGTCACACTGGACGATCTGTCGGCGGCTGCACTGTTAGAGTCATCGGCACGCATCGAGTCACTCGCTAACTCGTGGGATCACGTGAATGCTGAACCACCGCTTGCGGCACCTGTGGCCAATCTACCCGAGCCAACGCGTAGTGCTGGATTTTTCAGTCAAATCAACGCACTTGCCAAGAGGTAACGATGCGTTTTGTGATTTGATCGCGGTGTGAGTTTAACCGTCCCGTAATTATTTTACAGATATATGACGTACAAGCAGCCGGGATCGCTACTCACTTGGATCAGCCGGTTGATTCTCGCAGCTGTTCTTTCCCTATTTATCGGATGCATCTTCTGGGATGTGCCAGCGTCAGATCCGCAGCTAAATCTGAATGATCGTCTTGGGTAGGTGATGTGCTTCAGAGATGATCCACAGGTAAAAGGCTCCAAGTCTAATCTGTTCCCCCCTTTCCTTCCAGCTATCACCATtgcatgatgatggtggcccTGTGGCCATTGCTAATTCTTCAGATACGAGATGTACAGGAGGATCGCCGACATGCAGAGAAGGACCTCAAGCTAGGCCTGTACGGTCGCTTCCTGTATATCATCATCCAAAGCACACTGAGCGTTATGCCTAGCCTGTGCATATGGTTGGCGTACTTACTCCCAGCGCACAGTATGGCCGGACTGTACTCATACACAACCAACAACGATACTGGCATTTATCTTTATATGGGTAAGTTGTCCTTTGCTCTCTTTTGTTGGTGATGCATCCATGCTTACCGCGCTATTTCGAATTCTTCTACAGGTTACATGCTGCTCTATCTAATGGCCATACAAACGATCGTGCTCTTCATTGCCCACCTGGTCCCGTGTGGTATCACCGCCACGATAGTCACCACTCTCGTCCTAATGCTGATGGCAGCCGTTGGAGGCTTTGTCGTGCATGTGGCGAACGTTCCCGACTACTTGCGATGGATGGAGTTAGTGACACCACAGAAATGGCTAACGCCATTGCTTACCGAGAACGAGTACAGTGCGGAAACGTTGATGAGCATCACCAGCCAGCAACAGTGTCGAAACAAACAGGTATGCGTGACGTCCAGGAGAGCAACCGTACCGTTTTGCCCAAGTAACATAGCTTTACCTTATCCCTTCTCCAGGTTCAGTACACAGAGATAATCGTACAGCAACCGTGCCCACCACCGAACGGTACCTTCGTACTTGCCGACCATCAACTATTGCCCCGAGACCACGTGCTAGATGCGAGTGACATGTACACATCCACCGTTCTGGGACTGCTGCTCACCTGTATCGTATTTTTCGCGCTTACCATGTTCGTCTTCCTACTCAACTGCCAGTCGCTGCTGCGAAAGAAAGACAAGGGCCGATCTGGGAAGCACACGTAAGGCAAAGTCTTCCATCCCGAAATGCCGTTCACGAACTAGGAATAAGTGGGCTGGTGCGATCGCCTATCTATTCGCTCGCATCCGTGCAAGGTGTAAAAGTGctagttaattttattttattatcattttcttgttttccatccatcttttttttcgtttgacaATCTGTAACGAATCCTTTTACTCCCGGTACAGGTGGTACGTGTAGCATCCGTCCTTTGAATGTATTAtgatgttttctatttttagctAATTAACAAAGGAAgtagtttttttattgccgGTTTATCGTACGACAGGCAGCTAGCTTAGAACAGCGAAACGTTAGCTAAGTAGTGATCGATTTTAAAGGTTCTAAACATATCCCGATGGTAGCAGACATTCAAACGTTAGAGGAATAGGTTGCATAAAGAGAGACACACAAGAAATAGTTAGCGACAGTAGCCGTGAGCCAGGTGGTTTGTATTACGTGCTAATGTGAGCGTGGCATTTAGAACGATCGCAATATAGGACACAGAGAATTGATTCACTTGTCATCACCAACGGTGGAAAtttgatgaatattttttaataaaagacAATGATGTAAAAGGGAATAGCAAACATGGTGAATGGTATTTGCAAAAATAGGAGAATGGGATggcaaaagaacaaaaccgaCAATGATAAATGATAGAAGGTCATCCAAAACTACCTATAGATGCTTTGGGAGGTCTCCGAGACTACATTTGCCTCTCCGTACTTTCTTTTCAATCATTACTTATAGACCAAACCAAGACCTCTGGCAACTGCAGTTAAGAGTCGGAACAGTTTATACTCTCGTAGATCCGGTGCTTTGTTGATCTACAGCGAATACTTTTATATAGCCCAATTTAGCCATTGCTACGGATTTCGTTTGAAGTGGATTTGTGGGAGGCAAATGCCGAGGAATGCCGAGAAATGCCGAGAGCATCAGATCGCTGTTCACAATCTGTTAATTGAAGTCAAAGCGATACCTTCGATACCATAGATCAGATCGAACTATggaccaccaacaccatcagtACGAATTCTCTAGGGTACTTTGGTGTTGGAATCGTTCAAATCTCCCCGGGGTTTTTGGCAAGGGGACGAACACTCCTGTTTCCTGTTTCACATAACCCTGGGAGgcgtcatgcgaagcgcggtttTTGATATCCTGGGCTTGGATTGTAACCCGATCACTAAGCTTTCTTGGCTTttcgtacacccgactgaaacgcaaGGGGATAGGATTAGATTGAGAATCAATGTAACGAAGACATAGTGCCTGCTTTTGCTTGGATGCTCTGA
This genomic window from Anopheles maculipalpis chromosome 2RL, idAnoMacuDA_375_x, whole genome shotgun sequence contains:
- the LOC126557036 gene encoding ATP-binding cassette sub-family G member 8, producing MELRKMSTVKQQQQQQQQLQQREDRRYSMPHGMHGTLPPGATDDLHAWSIYRQNLNSDFADSALGSSDKSPKPYNAQYHQRDTAILNHPRYGPKQNPINSNMYTYLKFGLPRVFPPNGGQPMANGRPGRASSKANGRGRVNRGYRDSTGPGPGSSGYDSSDNETNRGRVPANLRKYRSESDFRAIGATNTSRPSSRAQGIPLAALKQANSRASIAGTHVYNPYATNLRHHNLRSQSEADLLAEWDYDDSPTYGETRLYPEDALYATQSRRHSLAGLVYPNIQVHCLDVLPGLRGVSLQAKAGDLFAIMATAQREGTALVEALAGVRQRMGGEILVNGQQVNKRILRQLCGYVPALDAAPLDPRMSVQSTLSFAAALRGPYDRADLKERIDILVEDLGLTAVRSANVSRLTHSEKQRLNVACQLLTQASILLLDQTTINMDIFDTFFLVEYLRQWCSAGRIVIMTLQPPTFEILSMCSGVLLLSGGRTVYSGSRADLPRHMGQLGYPCPPFKNPADYYLDLVTLDDLSAAALLESSARIESLANSWDHVNAEPPLAAPVANLPEPTRSAGFFSQINALAKRYMTYKQPGSLLTWISRLILAAVLSLFIGCIFWDVPASDPQLNLNDRLGYHHCMMMVALWPLLILQIRDVQEDRRHAEKDLKLGLYGRFLYIIIQSTLSVMPSLCIWLAYLLPAHSMAGLYSYTTNNDTGIYLYMGYMLLYLMAIQTIVLFIAHLVPCGITATIVTTLVLMLMAAVGGFVVHVANVPDYLRWMELVTPQKWLTPLLTENEYSAETLMSITSQQQCRNKQVQYTEIIVQQPCPPPNGTFVLADHQLLPRDHVLDASDMYTSTVLGLLLTCIVFFALTMFVFLLNCQSLLRKKDKGRSGKHT